The Populus nigra chromosome 4, ddPopNigr1.1, whole genome shotgun sequence genome contains the following window.
tatatatatatacatatatatatatatatatatgcatgcgtGTTGCTGTGTTTTTATCTTCCACCTTTTTATGAATGTTACTGTATAGAAGGGACCAGACAATGTAAAGCATCTATTCTCGTTTGTCTATAATAGGTTCACATGTCAAAGCTTCCCTATTACACATAATCAACCTCACAAGAAAAGGCTGTGATCCATCATTACCTATACCTCAGTCATATTGCTTTCATTAACACTAGGATAAATCTGTTTGCTTTCTTAGCACTCGTTCATTATAACTAAGATGCTAATAATTGCTAGTGTCCACCCTCTGTGTCATTTTTTTGTGCTATCAGTAATTGTAGCAACAAGTATTTTCATGACCTATAACCAAGGGCACCAATCAAATTTCTGCAAATTACAAGTATCTATGTCACATGAATTTTTGCATGCATGACTTCAAATATCAGCATAcaaggagggaaaaaaaatcaaaataggaACTTCACAAATAGAGACAAGGGGTGGAAAAACTATTTGTATGAAAGCGGaggaaataaatgaaaatcatAATATCCACTCCATACAGTGCAGTGTTCTTAGATGAAGATAGAAACCCTTCGAAACCTTTCAATACATTGCCACACTGCCCCGGATCCTGCAAATAACTTGTCTCCAAATCATAAACCTGAATCAAGAACATGCTTCCTTgttataatcaaaacaaaaatgatataaaactaGTTCCACCTGACCAActcaagcataaaaaaacagaacctagagaaaatttcagccaaaaaattCAACTTGTTGCTTAAAGAGTCAAAACTTTGGGCAATGCTGCAGAACCCAGAAAGAGCCCAGAAAGAAAAACAGTATGGCAGCACCAAATTTAAGAgtattattcaaattaatagtaaaattaaGGAATAAAGAACCTGTTTTTCGATAATACGAAGCTCATCATGCAGCTTGGCTCTTTTGCTTAAAAGATTTGCAAGCGTTGCAGCTGGATTTGAAGACCCTCTTTGCCctaattataaacaataaaataaaaacatcaacttTAATCACATCGCAATAGAAATTCAAATACCGATTCAACAAAGGCCATTATGAAATCAGCGGGTTACCTTCAGCATCCATTTTGCGCGCGAGAATTTTGAACAATTTAGAGATCAAAGTTTACAGGTTTGGAAAAGCCCTAAACCAAAATTGGCctgacataaaaagaaaagaaaaattaagaaactgaTAGCTGACacgtgtttttgtttttttaattaataaaataacgaCAGTATTATCGCTTTTGGATTAATGGGCCCCAATCTGCATATCGAATAATCTGGGCTTGATATTGAGCCTGGCCTTGtagaaaatacaaataaataaattataatattagaaaaggTTCAGCAGGACGCGGCGAGCAGATCACGTTGATACACGCAAGGGAGGGACATTGACATGCACGTGCGGGGAGTTCGGATGGTATGTGCATGTGCATCTCAAATTATCAATGTTTAGATTCTTAGAGAAAAATatcctttaaaaatatattaatttggatGCACGTGATATCGGTAACTtgttaattcaaaatttattctgaataagatcatttttttaaaataatattattttttaaaaaaataaattaaacttagttaatttatgtgttttgaattggatcattttgattagtataataattattaatgattaaaaaattcaatttttttaacaatttatgtataaatgagagttaaagtttgattttcaagataattttcagtatgtattttaatataaatacgaTATGTTTacattaatttaagaaattctcttaattatcaatttaaaagtttaaatttaaaaaataaatatacctaCTTAACTATTAACAAGATTTATtaagatttataattaatagATGATACAATAGTAATTTGTAAGAGCTTAAGattaagagatttatttttatgtggttTCAAGTTTGAACTAAGTAGTTGCTAATACGATAGTGACTAGAATTTTACATAATTGTTAACTTTAAAACTCATGAAATTAGTTAAGATACACATAAACTGACTCAACcatctacataaaaaaaattaaaataaaatcaaagtgaaaaaaaaaaaaaaaagtagatgatCGTAGAGAACGCACTTGGTGGGGGGAGTGGGGCCCTGTGATGATAGAAGATTCGTTGTTCAATATTGTAAAAGCCAAAAGTTAGAGGTAGTAGCGTTAATGCAACGCACCGTCCCTTTATAGTGTTTGGTCAGCTTTTCTTTCTCTGCTGGGCTCACCTGCCTTTTCTTCTTATCCTTTGATTTTTCGTTCATAAGTTCTCTactttttcgtttttttttttttaatgttgagaGTGATCACTTCTTCCTTTCAGGGTTATTTCCAAACTGCACAAACAGAAAAACCAcacgtaattttttttaataaaataagtatTATTTGCAATGATAAAATGTGAAGTTGTGTTTTTGttatgtgtttcttttttaaatatattgtttttttaatattagtatatcaaaaatattaaaaaacattaatttaatatatttttatcaaataattatttcaattcgGCAgctctttggacttgaaacttgtgATCACTTCTCATCAAGACTCTTataccatgtcaaataatcatctcaacctGACAGCTTGAACTATTACATGGAATTCCAGaacatgatttatattatttttaaatatttttaatgtgaaagacataaaacaaacaaaaattacagCATTCTCAAACACTTGGTATTATAATGTTGGATgctttttaactaattaaaaatatatcaaaacaattttttatttttgagatttacatgtaaatttttttcataaatttgtaaaaaaaatgagtttgatgtttttttatatatataaaaaaagcaatttaaaaacCAGGTTTCTAACTAAAGAACATCCACTCATTTCATGCCAATTAATAGACATGCAATTTTCTATTGTTTAAAATGATAGGATTGGACAACGATAATCTTCTATCCTAAACTTGACTTTAGGTCTCCTTggaaatttcatttcatttcttaaaaactatcaaaataaCTCAACAATTCAATTAGTCGACTATGAATATGACCCCTCACCCAAACAAAACAGAGCGCTCCCGTTCCAAGTCGTGTAGGGTCGCACCATCACCCTCGAGatcaagtttctttcttttcgaGGTAGTTTTTGTGGTaataacaacttaaaaaataaatttataagtttagataaatcaattttaattatagttGTTTTGATCTAATTACATACATGATGATTAGTTAAAGCCATAGCTcaagttattatttaaaaaaatattaaaataatttttataatttaaatatgttatgttaaaaataaaaaaattattttaatatatttttaaataaaaaatattatagtacCAAACACAAGTAATTTTCACATGGCACAATGAATGAAGTGACTCATTGATCAAAAGATGGCATGgtcggtgattttttttctaaacagcattattctaagttttttttaaaaaaaaaaattaagttaacccGAAACATTCCATCCGACCCAAATCTTAAAATGGTTCAACCACCGAATTAACTCATATAACTATTCTTTTCACGTTACAATTCACTACCCCAAAAGCGACAACACTACACTGCAGAATTTTTACGCTCCTTTCGTCTCTTGGAAGCACTAAATTTCcattttctatttcatttttttaaccattacAGTATCACACaaggatctctctctctctctctctctccttttgaGTCTTGTGTATTTAttccttctctatttttttccctGCCTTTCCGTCCAAAACTTGGCCACCACTggaaacttttcttttttttatatagttcttGTAATTAAAGCAGCTTGTGCTGTTTGTTGCTGATCTTCACGCTGCTACAATTCTCACAGCTCTTTCTAAGCTGCCATGTCTTTCAGGGGAGCAAGTCGGGTAAGCCCCATCTCCTTCTCTGTTTATTTCTACAAGggcttgttttctctttttaacaTGAGATTGCTTTGACTGTCTGTGGATGCTTGGTTTTGCTCATCTATGTTAACTAGGGATATTTCTATGCCCAAAGTTGTTCCCTTTCTTCTCTCTTGTTAATAAAGATTCGATCTTTAGGGATAAAAAAGAGCTAAACTGTTGTTGGGTTGAACCCATTACCTATCATTCTTCaaagaatgaatttttatactttcaagttgtgttttgatttgacaagttattgtttttattaatccaCTGTAAATTTCTAGCCCAATGCATCATCTGGCATGGGTGTTGCTGATCACAGCAAAATAGCATTCGTGGAACTTCAGAGGAAGAAGGTCCATCGGTATGTGATCTTCAAAATTgatgaaaagaagaaggaggTTGTGGTGGAGAAGACTGGTGGGCCAGCTGAGAGCTATGAAGATTTCACTGCATCTTTGCCTGAGAACGACTGTCGATACGCTGTTTATGACTTTGACTTTGTGACGTCTGAGAATTGTCAAAAgagcaagatcttcttcattgCATGGTGAGCTTCTGCCTTTGATTTGCTTAATATCGATTTGGTTGATTGGAttggaaaattatttaagaCATTCATAATTTGGATTAGCAAGATCTTCTGAAAATTGTTTGAGACATAATAAATCCACGCTATCCTTTATACGTGTGTTATGTTTTACTAACTTTTACCctcaaaagatattatgttatgttatttGGATGAGTTTCCTACTTGATTGTTGACTAGTTGCAATCATAAAATTTCCAAGTCTGATGGCATACTACATATGGGATTTGATTCCGTTTCTTATTGAATGATACGGCGCATTTGGAATCCTTGAACATTTCAATATAAGCACTTTTGCACTAGCATATGCATTTTCCCCCCTTCTCCATGAGCAATTTATCGGCACATAAATAGTTCAATTACGAGCATCCGTTCTTGCAATGTAACACAGGGAAAGTCTTCTTGCCTTCATATGTCTAGCCCTCCACTGTTTATTGTTAGTTAGAAAAATCTTTGAAGTTCTAAGTGTTAAGATTGTGATAATACTTACATAAAGCTGTGAAGGTAACTTCATCGTTGCACATTGTTTTTCTGTAATTTGTCCAGATTAACAATTGCACTTATTCATATGCATAAGATTTGTATATatacttttaatttgtaaatctATCTAGATAAGATGTTTGCACATCTTCTTTTGGTGTTTACAATGAAAGTCAGGTTGGAATTTTTGCCCCAGTATACAGGGAATAGATATTTAGCTTCAAAAGCTACTAGAAGCCTGATTTAACTGTGCTCTGCAGTCCACCCTTTCTAGTTAAACCAGGTAATTTGATGTCTGATGAGGATCTTATTAGGTAAGTGAGGGGGTTCTACCCTCAGAGATAATTTCACTGAAGAGCATGAATTGATATTCAATATCATTTTACTATACTATGCTCttgattgtttttcattttattttttttctttttgtctcaTTGTatcattttacttgtttataATAGGCCTTTAAAACCCTCACTGCAAGTATAGAATTTGTTATCtggattttgaattttctgaaatatgCGTTGATTCCTTGCCTGTGTTCTTATACGCCAAAGAAATTTTGTGCCACAGTTTCATGCCAACGACTGATAAACCTTTGTTATGAAAATAACTTGGAGGTCCCCCATCTACTTTTATATATTGTCTTATGGGCAAGAGCACTGCTATTGCATTTGCAAGGGAATGCACTGCTCCTTGTTTCTTTAACTATGTTTATGCAGGTTCTTTGACTATGTTTATGCACATTTTTGTGGCTTCATCAACTCTGCAGAATAATTGAAGGCATCTAACTTTCAGTTTTTCAATGTATAACCGTTTGACCAGGTCTCCTTCAACCTCTCGAATCCGTGCAAAGATGCTCTATGCCACATCTAAAGACAGATTTAGAAGGGAGCTGGATGGTATTCACTATGAGATTCAGGCTACTGACCCTACAGAGATGGATCTTGAGGTGATCAGAGAACGTGCAAATTAAAGAGTCTCTGACATTAATGGTTTCTTCCATGGAAAACAAAGTTGTGAAGCTCTTGCCAACTTACGGATTAAAGCCCTCTTGTTCCCTTAAGCTATGCACAGGATCCTTGTGTGAACAAGATAAACTACCTGTTACTTAAATAACTAGCATTGGGAAATACTGATAGAAGCTCTGTGCTATTATTGTGGAAATTAAATTCAGTTTCCTTAAAGCATGTAAGTTGGTGGATACTTGGCAATCCTACATATTTGTATCCTTTAAATTTCTTCTATTAGATACTCTTGTTTCCTTGCCCTCGTTTTTCCCTGCTGTTGCCGAGAGGTGAGAAAATTGAAGTGTCGGAGGCAGCCCAGTAATTTGCTACAAGTAAGCAAGGAAAGTACTagaaaaaattcagaaatttatATGCAGGGACACAGGGCACTGCTACAACGGAAAAGAAGGAAATTTGATGGCTAACCGACGATTTTCAGCACTAGAAGCTGTCGCAGACAAACATGAACAAAAATACGAGAATGAACTActgcccaaaaaaataaaataaaattaatacggTTATTTTCCATGTGTACTTCAGACCACCGTTACTGCTCCTCAACCTCATTTTCACCGGACATCTCCTCAAGAGATTTCCCCTTTGATTCTGGCACCAAGAAAGTAAACAGCAGACCCAAGAGGTTGACCACACCCAGTACAAGAAGCGAATTGCGCACCCCAATACCTGCAGGGTATCCTGCATCGGCCTTGGCCTTGTCCTGATTCTGAGCCAAATATAAGAAACCAAACGCACCAACGATAGCCCCAAGCTTCCCTGATGCTGCTGATATTCCGTGGCAGGTAGACCTCAACCTTGCTGGGAATATCTCGGCTGGCACCACAAATGTGGTGGCATTGGGTCCGAAGTTTGCAAAGAAGAAGGTAAATGAGTACATGACCACGAATCCAATTCTATTCTCACTGTGGGTCCAGTGTTTGTAAGGAATTGCAATCGCAAACATAAACACTGTCATGAAGAAGAAACCCATCAGTTGGATGGCAAACCTTCCGATTTTATCAATAAAAGCCACCGTGAACCAGTAGCCTGGGACAGTACTGCATAAAGCAATCAGTGTTTGTGCCCTTGCAATTCTATAAACCTCTTGAACTGCATTCATAGTTTTTGCCGGAGGAATCCATCCAATTGCGCTAAAGATATCCTTTTGGAAAAGATTTTGGCTGTAGAATGCAATGTCAAGCAAGAACCACGTGCTTGCTGTTCCCAACAAGTGAAGCCCGTGGCGACGAAGAAACTTCGACGAGAACAAACCAAAAGAGTTGGCTGGTTGCCCATCTAGCTTCTCAATCTTCTGAGTTTCTGCTTCAATGTCAACTTGCAAAACCTTCGACATGTCAGAGGCTGCCTGCTTGGCATTCTTGGCAACAAGGGCCGTGTACCGAGCAGTTTCGGGCATCTTCATACGCCAATAGTAGGTCAGTGCTGCTGGTAGTGCTCCGACCATTACAATGATTCTCCAAAGATAGTCGGCTTGAGGGATGGTTGAAGCGATTGGATCAACTTGATAAGCAGGAGCACTGTACTTGGCTTCGAATACAGATGACATAATTATAGCAAATATCCCGCCAGCTAAAATCCCAAAGCCCTGCATGGCAAATACCGCTGCAATGAAGGCACCACGAGTTTTCTTGTTAGCATACTCAGACATGATGGTTGCAGAAAGCGGGTAGTCACCACCAATGCCAAAACCAAGCCAGAATCTGAAGAAGCAAAGGGTTGACATGACAGCCTTGGCATCGCGGCCTAAAGAAAGGCCCGAACAAACAGAACATAAGACCATGAGCATCAGAGTCAGCCCATAGACCCTCTTCCTTCCCAATTTGTCACCAAGCCAGCCAAAGAAGAGCTGGCCGGCTAGAGTTCCAACGAGTGCCACACCATTAACAGCTGCTGCTACGTTGGGAGGCAATGATCCAGGCTTCGCTGCACCGTCGACATGGTAGTATATGCGGCCAAGCAATTTTGTGACAAGGGATATGCAGAACAGATCATATGCATCGGTGAAGAAACCCATTCCAGCAATAATGATAGCAGTGAAATGGTACCATTGTGTTTTTGCCACATCTAGTGCGTTAAGCACCTCCAGCTGTTCCTTGGCCATTTCTTACAATGCTCACTAACACACCCTTCTCCGCTAATATATCTGCATGCATGGTTTTTGAACAACACCAACATATATATAAGAACATGCACTCTTTACACATCATGCAAAATGCTTGAACAAAACACCCAAATTAGCCAGATGACAAACATGAATATTGTACACCGACTTCTATAGGGCAatcttctttgtgttttttttttttttttttttttgacgttAATGGATATATGCTCGGGCTAGCTTGCATGCAACAGAGACTAAGTACTCTACCCCTGCAATCTTAAGATGCACCCTCGAAATGATGCATTCGAAGAAAAGTCGCCAGCTCCTATAGGGCAATCTAGTCTTgatgtaattaaatatttaccGGTAACAGTCATTCTATATTCCGAACCCGGAAAAGAatcataaaaaggaaaaactggTGAtcctaaacccaaaaaaaaaggaatcaatcaaacaaaaagatggcgatcaatatatattttcaagaaaatatgaaatggAAAAGCCGCGGCTTCTTCAGTATCATAGctatatatcaaaattttaaacaaagaaaaacacaagaacGCAAAAATGCATCGTTAATTTATATTGTATGCTGCAAATTTAAAAGTCATCTCCAACAAATGAAGTTTGCAAGAGCGTTAAACAGgaacattaaaagaaagaaagacatgCACAACGAAGATCAGTTTCCTGACCTGAACCTGCTTCCTTTCTTGATCAGATAGTATTAGAGAGAGGAGATAGAGATGTCGGGTGAGGGAGGCGGATCGAGACAAGGTCTAGGTCAGGTGAGGATTTTTTTGTGGATTTAAGTACTAAAATAATCTCCCTAAAATTCCAAGAATATACCAACCGTTCCCTCCATCCTCGCTCTTATAACTCGGTCATACCCTCCTATTTCTCCTGCAAAATCTTAGCGGTTTCACTTTATCTTCCAAACCTCAAATATTTCGTTGGGAGTAATTGGCACATTCCATGGCATATTATTTCTCAGTTATGCTACATGATATAGAAACATCCCAGGTTGGGGCATCTTGTCTGTATAATCGTGGCCCTTTTATTTCCTTCCATTTTAGTCTCGCAAACCGAGTCAAGCAACTCTATATGGAGTGGGATTAGGGACAGCTGTAGCATGAAATAAGTAGACGCAAAGATTCTTTGGACATGACAGTTTCTGATCATGTGTATATGAAACGAATACTATGTTGCAGTTATATTGTAAGATCGTCATGGTGTTTTTCATCGTTGAAAAGAGCTTTgtctattattttatcttaatccAAATCTTCCAAATTAGCATTCGATAATTACTTAATTAGACACTGGAATTAAGATTTTTTGCATTACTAATTACCTTCCGCGTGCACCTGGaactttattatataaataagaaaagaaacacaaactacataaaatctttttaaaaaaaatccaagattttaattctcaatataAACTTTTATTGTTGTTCTTTTATGTTTGCCATAGCTTTTCTAAGTGAAGCTGATCGGATGAGATCCTAGAGCTAGGGCTAGTAGTAAATTATGAGATCAGCCATCGATTAAGGCAACATTTGTGAACACAGCCTTCGAGAAATCTTCAATTTTCGTCGTCCCtagggaaaaaaacataaagaaagacaagaaattaaaacacatcattctttctttctgaTCATGGAAACAGAATTCCCCTGCCCCCATTTACATCAACATTGTCATTTAAACGTAGAACAGCAAAGAGAGGCAAGAAGAACCAGTATCAACGATTAAgtagctgatttttttttctctttccctttttttttaatttttcttttcttttcagactggttcaagaaagaaaagaaaatgaatagctTTTGAGTGACATGTTATTTTAAGCCTTGGTTTAAAATGAAACTACGAGTCATCTTCTAAAAGGGGTTTTGCTAGGTTAAATTAAAGTTATATATCAATTTGCCCAATAAACTTATGAAAACTTTGAATTAAGTCCAAAATTATCCTTATCATTGATAACCTTTTCAATTACACCCCTGGaattttgcaatcaaacccttgaATTGCTGCATGCCTTACAAAATGGTCTTTGgctttggatttcttcaatgtAGTCCTCGATTGACTCTTCAAACTTCTAATTCTTTCAATCTCACTcctaattaaatcaataaaacccTTAGAACCTTAATGCCTATTAGATTTGATCCTTAGACTTTTATTCCTTGCAATTTTTATCCtaatttattcttgaatatggcacttctccaattaaacccctaTTTGCATTAATTAACCTAACTAACTCAATGTTCAATTACATCCCCTAGacttattaattctttcaattttgatcaaattgatTTCCAAACTctattttcctttcaatttagcTCCTTATTAAGTCAATTAAGTTTTTCCAAAGTTCAATTGAgtccttatcttttattattttgcaaATTCACTTCTCTTCTTCTAGtttcttcttaattaagccCTTATCTGTCAAATCAGACTGCCAGACTTTGCAATCTTGCCCATGTTGATACCCTTGCAATAAATAAGTCACTGCAATACGAATTTAGTGGCATAATGGCGAGCTTATCGTCCTTGACAAACTTCAAGAAAACTTGAGTTTTCAACGGGGAGAGCCGGAAAGGGTGAAGACTGGATAATTACTTGTGTGTTAGTGTCATGAAGCTGGCTTCATTCTAGAGAACAATAAACTGCACAAAAATCTACCTCTTTCTCTATCAACTTTCTCACCACCTCCTCTAACTTTCTCACCACCTCCACTGCTTCTCTCCttttgagaatcaaattaaacaaataataagcACCTCGAAATGGTTTCCAGAAAGTACCAAAAGTAGCTTTTCATATTTAGCTAGCTTTCTTAAAAACATCATCGGCCCAATGGATTTGTGGACGGATTTCATATGGGTCATTAATTTAGGCTGGCTAATGCTTAatttaggccatgtttgtttcccaaaaaattattttttaaattttttcgtGTTTGTTTGCCACTAGAAAAGTTGATCAACAGAAAACACATTCTGgataacggaaaacactttctagtaaacggaaacacttttcggtcaacggaaaacactttccagtcaaagaaaaatttggtttggtttctaggaaagtgttttctcttttggctatgtttgttttccggaaagtggtttccgggaaatcactttccaaactttcatgtgtttgtttgccattagaaaagttggttaacggaaaacactttccagtcaaagaaaaatttggcttggttttcaggaaagtgttttcctgaaaaatttaagcggaaaacactttccggaagttgtgaaaaatttagaaatgtcattatttgctgattatatcaaatttgatcctcaaacttttgattgctatatataatttgttttgaatatttatttttcaatttcttctcttaaaatttaatttttatattaattttggtccttatttttataattgctatttgctttttccttatcatttttttattgaaaatttttatctatcaaatttgatcctcattttttttttacttattttatttgaaataatttatgaaatgttaattattattattttaatttcttcaccttttatttttttaattttttagatttgatctctattattttgattattatttattttatttgagataatttatgaaattatatttttttttcaatttcattctcattcaactttttaatttgtaagatttgttccttattattttaataaacttgaaaaaataaaacattaataagttatttttcagttcattttccataacataaccaaacactggaaagtgttttccaatttattttccattacactaccaaacatcaaaaaatgctTTCCTGGaatttacttttttgaaattcattttcccaggaattcacttttcaaaagaaaactactttcctgcaaataaACTGGGTCTTAatctattctttcttttttcatttgcagatattttattaaattaaaatcgaGGAATATTTCTGCATCGGGATCTAATTATTGTTGATGTTATGCGTTACttgttattaaatattatgttcTTGAGGAATCTGAGGGATTAAAATAGTTGAACGTTAATTATATATGGCCTGATTAAAATACAAGGCTAATGGGCTAGCTTGACGTTCGGCAACAGCTAGCATTCCACAAAGAGGAACACgtaatttatgatatttgtttttaaaaataaattaatacatgGATACCGTGGGCAGATCGATAAGGATAGTTTCACATGCTTAGAGGATAAGAAGCAATCATAGTACCACACGTGCGTGGATCATGGACGTAGGATTTTCCATCTTGTATGAACGGCCGATCTTCATTCAAATCCACCACCACATAATTCAAGTTCATACCTCAACTGAACTTATTGCACTAATGTATTGAAATATTAGCCCaccaatcaatttaattgatATAAGTAGCTTTGATGTTTGGTGtaattcttgaaattaaaatatttatagtgCTCGTAATTTATATTGATAGTAgagtaattaatgatatttttttttagtttaacatgagTGTCCGAGTTAGCTTGCGTGTATCTTAATtttgctgattttttaaaaaaaaatggtgagattttttttttaaaataaaaacaattatgaaatagcttgtcttgaaattttttttatatctctaagaattattttccttttttttatctaggatgaaattttttatttataaaaatttgtaggagctcatgttttttttttaatgttacataattttattttattagttgatttttattgatgaaatcttacctttataataatatattttaaatatttcatcccatatatcaatattttaataaaaaaatatataaaagtgcatttatatttcatgttattattttattttgtttttatatataaaaataaaataaaaaaacaacaaattttaatCGATGGAAAATTGTTGTTTCTATACTCCCTCCAGTCGTTGTCATCACCGCGAGCCACCATCAAATCCACCACGCGGCTGATATTTAGAAGCTTCAAAGTCTACATCAAGATAATAAATGAGcttacaagaaaagaagaaaggctcgtgctttgattttcttttcatctctGTTTTGCAGGTTCTATTTGAGAGGAGCGTGAGATGCACTCGCGTTTCAAATCCAG
Protein-coding sequences here:
- the LOC133692216 gene encoding inorganic phosphate transporter 1-4; its protein translation is MAKEQLEVLNALDVAKTQWYHFTAIIIAGMGFFTDAYDLFCISLVTKLLGRIYYHVDGAAKPGSLPPNVAAAVNGVALVGTLAGQLFFGWLGDKLGRKRVYGLTLMLMVLCSVCSGLSLGRDAKAVMSTLCFFRFWLGFGIGGDYPLSATIMSEYANKKTRGAFIAAVFAMQGFGILAGGIFAIIMSSVFEAKYSAPAYQVDPIASTIPQADYLWRIIVMVGALPAALTYYWRMKMPETARYTALVAKNAKQAASDMSKVLQVDIEAETQKIEKLDGQPANSFGLFSSKFLRRHGLHLLGTASTWFLLDIAFYSQNLFQKDIFSAIGWIPPAKTMNAVQEVYRIARAQTLIALCSTVPGYWFTVAFIDKIGRFAIQLMGFFFMTVFMFAIAIPYKHWTHSENRIGFVVMYSFTFFFANFGPNATTFVVPAEIFPARLRSTCHGISAASGKLGAIVGAFGFLYLAQNQDKAKADAGYPAGIGVRNSLLVLGVVNLLGLLFTFLVPESKGKSLEEMSGENEVEEQ
- the LOC133692217 gene encoding actin-depolymerizing factor: MSFRGASRPNASSGMGVADHSKIAFVELQRKKVHRYVIFKIDEKKKEVVVEKTGGPAESYEDFTASLPENDCRYAVYDFDFVTSENCQKSKIFFIAWSPSTSRIRAKMLYATSKDRFRRELDGIHYEIQATDPTEMDLEVIRERAN